The following proteins come from a genomic window of Fontisubflavum oceani:
- a CDS encoding calcium-binding protein, protein MARHIYGTPEADEISGGAGPDRIHGKESDDTISAGNSADRVYGQGGDDTISGAGGADALRGGGGADVIDGGAGQDKIYGGTGDDYLTGGNVRAGGSSSGTGSGSGGVDDKLWGGDGNDTMYGQGGNDKLFGGDEQDQMFGGAGADSLFGGNDNDEISGGGANDVAIGGQGNDNISGNIGADRLYGGADQDVLSGGTGSDRLYGGAGHDHSQGDEGNDKAYGADGDDTLTGDGGDDRLYGGAGNDALDGGIGADFLWSGKGDDVMFGGAGNDRLGGADGNDILWGGSGKDLLYGRADNDELHGGTGNDELRGGIGDDVLYGDGGSDFLGGGQGNDMLDGGTGNDTLMGRQGDDVLSGGAGVDALFGGNGKDVLSGGGGGDVLNGGAGADDLSGDAGRDVLNGDSGADVLRGGAGADTLDGGHGTDRLEGGSGVNQLTGGSGADVFIFKDGGFSRDTITDLQVFGSAKDTIDLSDFGFLTTYADLDAWQAANVTVTADGDVKMRLAGAQSVVIEDHTDRGEAFVEFVMDTILF, encoded by the coding sequence ATGGCGAGACATATATACGGAACACCGGAGGCCGATGAGATCAGTGGCGGCGCAGGTCCGGACCGCATTCACGGCAAAGAAAGTGACGACACGATTTCGGCAGGCAACAGCGCCGACCGCGTTTATGGCCAAGGCGGCGACGACACGATCTCTGGCGCAGGTGGTGCAGATGCGCTGCGCGGCGGCGGTGGCGCCGATGTGATCGATGGCGGCGCGGGTCAGGACAAAATTTATGGCGGCACGGGTGACGACTACCTAACCGGCGGCAATGTCCGGGCCGGTGGCTCCAGCTCCGGCACGGGGTCCGGATCGGGTGGCGTCGATGACAAACTCTGGGGTGGTGATGGTAATGACACCATGTATGGCCAAGGAGGGAACGACAAACTCTTCGGTGGCGATGAGCAGGATCAGATGTTTGGCGGTGCCGGTGCAGACAGCCTCTTTGGCGGCAATGATAATGACGAGATTTCAGGCGGTGGCGCGAATGACGTCGCCATTGGTGGTCAAGGGAACGACAACATATCCGGCAACATCGGGGCGGATCGCCTCTATGGCGGTGCTGATCAAGATGTTTTGTCCGGCGGCACCGGCTCCGACCGCCTTTATGGTGGTGCTGGTCATGATCACTCCCAGGGCGACGAGGGGAATGACAAGGCCTATGGGGCCGATGGCGATGATACCCTGACGGGCGATGGTGGCGACGACCGTCTCTATGGTGGCGCTGGCAACGACGCGTTGGATGGCGGTATCGGGGCCGATTTCCTCTGGAGCGGCAAAGGCGATGACGTCATGTTCGGCGGGGCGGGCAATGACCGGCTTGGTGGCGCAGACGGAAATGACATCCTCTGGGGCGGCAGTGGCAAGGATCTTCTCTATGGTCGGGCCGACAATGACGAGCTGCATGGCGGTACCGGCAATGACGAGCTGAGAGGCGGCATTGGCGATGACGTGCTTTACGGCGACGGCGGCAGCGACTTTCTTGGCGGTGGCCAGGGCAATGACATGCTGGACGGTGGCACGGGCAATGACACGTTGATGGGGCGCCAGGGTGACGACGTTCTGTCCGGCGGGGCAGGGGTCGATGCTCTGTTCGGCGGCAATGGCAAGGATGTCTTGTCTGGTGGCGGCGGTGGCGATGTGCTGAATGGCGGCGCTGGCGCAGACGATCTGTCGGGCGATGCGGGGCGCGACGTTCTGAACGGCGATTCCGGTGCGGATGTGCTCCGCGGCGGTGCTGGCGCTGACACGCTGGACGGTGGCCACGGGACCGACCGCCTTGAGGGTGGATCGGGCGTCAACCAATTGACTGGCGGCTCAGGTGCAGATGTCTTTATTTTCAAAGACGGTGGCTTTTCCCGCGATACGATCACCGATCTGCAAGTCTTTGGGTCGGCCAAAGACACCATTGATCTATCGGACTTTGGCTTCCTGACGACGTATGCCGATCTGGATGCTTGGCAAGCGGCCAATGTCACAGTGACAGCGGATGGCGACGTCAAGATGCGTCTCGCTGGCGCGCAATCCGTCGTGATCGAGGACCATACCGATCGTGGGGAGGCGTTCGTCGAATTC